TAAGCCCTTAACTATGACCTTGGCGTTCTCTTTTCTTAAAAAATCTACCAAAAGCCCCTCGAAAAATGCAACTTCTACGTTTCCCAGATCGGCCGTCGAGCGCCTAATAAAATCGGCGCGCTGTGATTTTCCAAACATGGGCTGCTTCGATGTGTTCGTAAGCACGCCCACGACCACCTTATCATAGAGCTTGGACGCCCGTCTTATTATATCAAGATGCCCGTTCGTTATCGGGTCAAAGCTTCCTGGATAAACCGCTATGTTCATTGTAAAGATTCCTCCAAATCGCTAACGGTCTTTTCAGCTTTATCTGCCGTATACACCGTGACGTTAATATTGCCGTAAACATACTTTTTAAGGCGCGAAAACATCCCTACACGATCCGGCAGAGCTTCGCGTCTCGTTTCACACAATATTATAGCAGTATCAGACAGCATATTACAAGTACATAATTCATTAAAAACATTTTTTACTTCTTCTCTGTCGTAAGGCGGATCTAAAAACACTATGTCAAACGGCTCTCCTTTGTATGTTTTTATATACTTATAACAGTCTCCCGTTACTATCTGCGCATTTTTCTCAAGCTTCGCCGCAATAAGATTTTTCTTTATCATTCCCGCAGCCGCACGGTTTTTTTCTATGAAAACGGCCCAGCTTGCGCCGCGCGAAAGCGCCTCTATGCCAAGCGCGCCGCTGCCCGCGAACGCATCTAAAACGCGCGCTCCCGCTATATCAAACTGTATTACGTTGAACATCGCCTCTTTTACCTTATCGGTAGTCGGGCGAGTATTTTCGCCCTCTATCGTTTTAAGCGGCGTTCCCCGTGCGCTGCCCGATATTACTCTCACTTCGTATCACCGCCCTCAAGTTCTCGCTTTATGCGCTGGGCAAGCGCCTCGTTTATGCCCTTGACCTTTGCGATTTCCGATACTTCGGCCTCACGTATCTTTTTTACGCTGCCGAAATGGGAAATAAGCGCCGCACGCTTCACCTCTCCCACGCCTTTAATGTCGTCGAGCGCGCTTTTCATCGTTTTTTTCGAGCGTGCGCTCCTGTGATAGCTTATCGCAAAGCGATGGACCTCTTCGGATATCCTGCCGAGCAGCGTGTAAACGTCGCCCACGCCTTTAAAAGTAATCTCTCCGTCTTTTGAAACGAGGCCCCTTATGCGGTGGCTTTTATTCTTTACCATGCCGAACACGGGCACGTCTATGCCAAGCTCATAAAGCATCTGTGTCACGGCATTTACATGGCCTGCTCCGCCGTCTAAAAGTATGAGATCCGGCC
The DNA window shown above is from Clostridia bacterium and carries:
- the coaD gene encoding pantetheine-phosphate adenylyltransferase, encoding MNIAVYPGSFDPITNGHLDIIRRASKLYDKVVVGVLTNTSKQPMFGKSQRADFIRRSTADLGNVEVAFFEGLLVDFLRKENAKVIVKGLRATSDFEYEFQMALVNKQLCPEVETVFLSSSEKFTYLSSSVVREIGRLGGDISMFIPSEILDDVNKAMHKK
- the rsmD gene encoding 16S rRNA (guanine(966)-N(2))-methyltransferase RsmD; this encodes MRVISGSARGTPLKTIEGENTRPTTDKVKEAMFNVIQFDIAGARVLDAFAGSGALGIEALSRGASWAVFIEKNRAAAGMIKKNLIAAKLEKNAQIVTGDCYKYIKTYKGEPFDIVFLDPPYDREEVKNVFNELCTCNMLSDTAIILCETRREALPDRVGMFSRLKKYVYGNINVTVYTADKAEKTVSDLEESLQ